A section of the Pseudanabaena mucicola str. Chao 1806 genome encodes:
- a CDS encoding adenylate kinase, whose amino-acid sequence MPRVILMGPPGAGKGTQGEILATEWQVPKIAPGDIFRAEIKQGTELGLKVKSYSDSGRLVPDSVVIEVIESRLYQPDTQSGWILDGFPRTVAQAEALDLLLSELSQPYDSVINLDVPDQLLIDRLKARAIDQGRADDTEDVIKNRLEEYNAKTRPLLEFYGNKVKQIDGTPSMPEVTEAIKKFLA is encoded by the coding sequence ATGCCTAGAGTGATTTTGATGGGGCCCCCTGGGGCTGGCAAGGGTACACAAGGTGAAATTTTGGCTACAGAATGGCAAGTACCCAAAATTGCTCCTGGTGATATTTTTCGTGCAGAAATCAAGCAGGGTACTGAGTTGGGATTAAAAGTCAAGTCCTACAGTGACTCTGGTAGATTAGTTCCTGATTCAGTTGTGATTGAAGTAATTGAATCGCGATTGTACCAACCTGATACTCAATCTGGTTGGATTCTTGATGGATTTCCTCGCACAGTTGCCCAGGCGGAAGCCCTAGATCTTTTATTATCAGAATTGAGCCAGCCCTACGACTCTGTGATTAATTTAGATGTGCCTGATCAGCTTTTAATTGATCGACTTAAAGCAAGAGCGATCGATCAAGGACGTGCTGATGACACTGAAGATGTGATCAAAAATCGGTTGGAGGAATACAATGCCAAAACAAGACCTCTGCTAGAATTTTATGGCAATAAAGTTAAACAGATTGATGGCACACCGTCGATGCCAGAAGTAACTGAAGCAATCAAAAAATTCCTTGCATAG